One window of the Triticum dicoccoides isolate Atlit2015 ecotype Zavitan chromosome 3B, WEW_v2.0, whole genome shotgun sequence genome contains the following:
- the LOC119282497 gene encoding L-gulonolactone oxidase 2-like yields MNPVQLPVLLLMILSAPAGSRQATASPPPDPVQCSSGDGKADCTVSSAYGVFPDRSTCRTSAVVYPSSEEELVRAVANATASKTKMKVTTRFSHSIPQLACPGAGDGRGLAISTRWLNRVVGVDAARMEMTVESGITLRELITAAADAGLTLPYSPYWWGLTVGGMLGTGAHGSSLWGKGSAVHEYIVGMRIVTPAPATDGYATVRVLTSADPEMDAAKVSLGVLGVISQVTLALQPLFKRSTTFIERDDDDLAERVPEFGYEHEFADIAWYPGLGRAVYRKDDRLPMNASGEGVFDFIGFRPTSTLLIRANRLTEELSEQAGDGNSKCLTSRVIRTTISVAGYGLARRNGWPFTGYPVVGRQDRMQASGGCLTAPEDGLRTTCPWDPRVRSTGFFHQTAFSMPVSRARAFIKEVRRLHDLNPGSLCGIDLYNGILMRYVKSSTAYLGKSAVRGQSADMVEFDMTYYRSRDPRRARLYEDVLEEIEQMGVFKYGGLPHWGKNRNVAFVGASRKYPKMRDFLLVKDAYDPDGLFCSDWSDMMLGIGGDTPTNIAPGCALEGMCVCSQDVHCAPEQGYVCRPGKVYRNARVCTKV; encoded by the exons ATGAATCCGGTGCAGCTGCCGGTCCTCCTCCTCATGATATTGAGTGCGCCGGCAGGTAGCCGCCAGGCCACGGCGAGCCCCCCACCGGACCCGGTGCAGTGCTCGTCTGGTGATGGCAAAGCTGACTGCACGGTCTCAAGCGCGTACGGAGTGTTCCCAGACCGGTCGACGTGCCGCACCAGCGCCGTGGTGTACCCTTCCTCCGAGGAGGAGCTGGTGCGCGCGGTGGCGAACGCCACGGCCAGCAAGACCAAGATGAAGGTCACCACCAGGTTCTCCCACAGCATTCCGCAGCTTGCGTGCCCCGGCGCTGGGGACGGCCGGGGCCTCGCCATCAGCACCAGGTGGCTCAACCGCGTCGTGGGCGTGGACGCGGCGCGGATGGAGATGACGGTGGAGAGCGGCATCACGCTGCGGGAGCTCATCACCGCGGCCGCGGACGCCGGGCTCACGCTGCCCTACTCGCCGTACTGGTGGGGCCTGACGGTGGGCGGCATgctcggcacgggcgcgcacgGCAGCTCGCTCTGGGGGAAAGGCAGCGCCGTCCACGAGTACATCGTCGGGATGCGCATTGTCACGCCCGCTCCGGCCACCGACGGGTACGCCACGGTGCGAGTGCTCACGTCCGCCGACCCGGAGATGGACGCCGCGAAGGTCTCCCTCGGCGTCCTAGGCGTCATCTCGCAG GTGACTCTGGCACTACAACCTCTGTTCAAGCGCTCAACCACGTTCATCGAGCGGGACGACGATGACCTTGCGGAGCGGGTGCCCGAGTTTGGTTATGAGCACGAATTCGCCGACATTGCTTGGTATCCGGGTCTAGGGCGAGCTGTGTACCGCAAGGATGACAGGCTGCCCATGAACGCTTCTGGCGAGGGTGTGTTCGACTTCATCGGCTTCCGCCCCACCTCGACCCTACTGATTCGAGCTAACCGACTGACTGAGGAGCTGTCGGAGCAGGCGGGCGACGGCAACAGCAAGTGCCTGACATCGAGGGTGATCCGCACAACAATCTCGGTAGCCGGGTACGGCCTAGCACGAAGGAACGGCTGGCCGTTCACGGGGTATCCCGTAGTAGGGAGGCAAGACCGGATGCAGGCGTCGGGTGGCTGCTTGACGGCGCCGGAGGACGGACTCAGGACAACCTGCCCTTGGGACCCCCGTGTGAGGAGCACCGGCTTTTTCCACCAGACCGCCTTTAGCATGCCTGTGAGCCGCGCTAGGGCATTCATCAAGGAGGTCCGGCGGTTGCATGATCTAAACCCCGGGTCTCTCTGTGGCATCGACCTTTACAACGGCATCCTAATGCGCTATGTCAAGTCATCCACCGCGTACCTCGGTAAGTCGGCAGTGCGCGGGCAGTCGGCCGACATGGTAGAGTTCGACATGACCTACTACCGCAGCCGCGACCCAAGGAGGGCGCGCCTCTACGAGGACGTCCTTGAGGAGATCGAGCAGATGGGGGTATTCAAGTACGGCGGGCTGCCACACTGGGGCAAGAATCGCAATGTCGCTTTCGTCGGCGCCTCGCGCAAATACCCCAAAATGCGTGACTTCCTGCTTGTCAAGGACGCCTACGACCCGGATGGCCTCTtctgcagcgattggagtgacatgATGCTCGGCATTGGTGGTGACACACCGACGAACATTGCACCTGGGTGTGCGCTAGAAGGAATGTGTGTGTGCTCGCAGGACGTGCACTGCGCGCCGGAACAAGGCTACGTCTGCAGGCCCGGCAAGGTCTACAGGAATGCCAGAGTCTGCACCAAAGTGTAG